The Amphiura filiformis chromosome 1, Afil_fr2py, whole genome shotgun sequence nucleotide sequence CCACATTCACATTGATACGCCTATACATCAAAGTTACCCTTACACAAATAACAGATTCAGAGATATTTGCATGTAGAAAAATATTGGTTAATTAATACAATTTTTACTGGTACTGTCTtacatgtaattatgtatcgATAATTACTCTGACCCAattgatttttaaataattaaaactGTTAAAATTCAATCACACGTGTGCCACCATGGATATATGCATGGGACAAAGCAGCCGAGAGAAAAAAAACTGAGAGCTACGGTATAATTATAGGCTTTTGGCttattaatattatgttttggCGTATAACTATAAACCTTGCTGCGAAAATCCGCCGGAAAATCCACAAAATGTAGGGACTTAACCGGACttgcatttcaaaaataatagCATAAtatatgttttcaaatgtttctGTTTAGAATAAAAAGGTTTTGGATAATAACAGAATCATTTAAACAATACACACAAAACATGCAATGATTATATCAGGAAATAATAAGCTTCCTTATTGCGACAGTTATTTTTTGTTTTGCCTGTCTTAATTATTATGATCATGATTATTTCCATATCTAACTTAAAAATGAGTTGAACATAATATTTCTACCCGGTGTAGCCTACATTCAAAACATATCAGCAgatggtgtacatgtacatgcaattAACGCATATAGCTGTTATAGGAAATGGACATAGAGTGTGAACTTTCCCTATGCGAATGTAAATCGGAATGCATATATCATGATATAGATTATTGACATCGAATTTATAATGAGATGGATCAATGGCTCGAGAAATTATTGAATATTGTCTGAAATTGTATTTCCCATGCTGCACAAAGTAAATTCTGGTCAATTGGTTGATTGCGttcattcaaaatttattttatttactgtACACGCAATGACagcaaaaatatctaaaattccAATCGAAAGTATAATTATTTTCAACTCGTATTTTGTACCCGTTAGCAATCTAAGAAATAGTTAGAGCGTGTGATgtaatttgacatattttcttGAACACCTGAATACAGATTCGTAATTTGATAATCAAATACCTGGAAATTATTGGTAGCAAGCATATATAATTATTACCTCataacacacaaacacacaaaatattttctCTTTAATAATATTTCGATTTTATGGAAGTATAGAACTATATAGCCATATTCTGAGCTATACAATTTACAAATACTTTGCAAAAAATGATCTGGAATTCTACCTGAAACCCGGGCCTGAAACGTACCAAACCTCGGTATTTTGTCTACCTTCACATTTACAGAAAATTAATTGTACCGTGTCAACCTATATGGTATTTGTACCAGTCTGTTGTATTTGTGATTGATGTTGTCTGCCTCAGATAATGCAGCGGTTTGCCTTAACCCTACATAGCAACCAAACACACCTTCAAACCATACAACAGCCTTAACAAAAGCTTTGGACAGTTGAAGCTAGTTGAACAGAAGAAAAGAACGTACAAAACAGAAAAACAGGAAGTTCGCTGCCAGTTGTAAGAATCTATGGCAATTTTCCAGCATTTATATTATAAGATTTGAGCGGAATGCATTTGACGTTTTTGTCGAAGTAGTCTCTTGAAGAGAATTATTGTCTTGATTGACAAATTGTTGGTTGTTATACTTTACATGTTATGTGTGTACATTGCACCTTGGTTAAACTAAATCCCCAATGACAGCTTGTTTTTCTTCCATTCAGCAGCATTCATGAGCTTTCATGCATACATTTTGAGTACCTACAagtgtataaatcaaaatacTCATGTATTATAGAATTCATTCGAGTTTTCTAAACAACCTTCTTAACCTTAAATCACTAAGAAATATCACATCTGATTGGATCAATGGGGATATAGATAGTATGTATTTAAAATTTCAGTTAGAGACCCATTCGTTTGCTTTTCCAAGCACTGCCTCATGCAGATTCGTGCAGTTTTGACACAATCGGGACAATGGAGTCATACATACGAAGTACTTTGTTGGACTATTTAGGCTAATGTGTTCGACGCTAAATTAAATTTTGCAACTTTTTGTTGCCTTCAAGTCGCACAGTACTGGTTATATGCACCCCTCCTTCCGGAGCCTTATGTGCATCAGGCTCAAtcaattttctcatttttttctcaaaaatcaaacCATTTTTTGTAAAAGGTGAAACCTGTATCTCAATGGATATTTTCTGAGTATTGAAAAGGTATTAATGATATTAACAATTCGGTAGgtttacggttcttgagttacaggTAAAATGTCAACCAATGTAAGTTCTTTGTATTTTGGCCAATAAGTCAAGAACTAAATAGCGTATCAACATCCGAATGCGATtaatgaaattttcagaaaatttcCAATAATATGATGAATACGAGTATATCAATTCTTACCAAATGTTCTGTGATAAAAAATAGACAAATTGTTCCACGGATGGACGCACGTAGCCTTGCCACATGGAAATGGCAAAATTGGTCCTGTAAGGTTTTTAATACGGAATTTTGACAACTGTTTTATCAAACAAACTCAGTCTTTTTGCAGATCATGTAGCTAACATACATGATATAATTTATGTGTCCCTGatttacacacacaccccccctgACTGTTTAAGgttatagcaactattttaaactgttgtaatTTGGTagtttgcgaatggtagtgagctttggcaaaaattgcattgatcatttcatagcgaatgtgtagaagaattcaaatatcacagatatacttttgtaggtcctgtatagttcttgagttctctgttgtaaagagggctgagaaatcaacacttttgtaaacgtacataactcttttgcaacaataaatcaagcaggttttcaaagtatatactagtaaatgatttatagaatgaacttttgcaaaacatcaaagtgttatttttcaataatatattgatttagataatgaaaatcgatttttttttttggctgcatcGACCAAcgataccttgtctacccttacaACCATTTTTGTTGGTGGGGGAAACAGAAAATTATGATAACTGTAGACATACTTTATGAGTGAAATTATCACACTCACGAAACATTCATCAAAGCATTTTCAATCAAGCGATTTAATTTAAAGTATTCGCGGTATTACATAACTATCTCAAcaacttgtcatgcttgtgtatTGTCTTttgatttcaatgtaaattttgacTGGTGACATTCAGGAATGGCACCAGCGGATAACATTACTAGTAAACCAATGATGTAAAGCACAAAGAGCACTTAATAACAGGTCTAAGAAAACACACTTACCAGGCTACTATGTTTGCCTTTACGTAAAGGAGGCATTATCTCCTCGCAGACGTTATGTTAACAATATTGGGTAACGCAAATATCATGAAATAATCATAGCTTAGAAATAACATAATGCATCTCGTTCAATATAAATTTGATTAACCGCATATACATTGCAAACTGTTAGCTTCACAATCAGTGCGCATTTTACAGAAATATTTAAAGGTCCCATAACACAATTATTGATAAgtaatttcacaattttgcatgCAGCTGTAAAAGTCaattcaatttaaaataaaaattcttaTAATTATCCAAGCTGCATGTACATAATATATTTCATTAAATCAATAGTTTTGTAAATTATATAGCAGCCTAGCGTCACCGACACCAATATCATCAGGCATATAAATCACAACGCTATTGAAAAAATGCTATTACATTACAAATATATAACAACTGGTACTACCATTCGAGGGTTCTATTATAATAGTCACGGTACCGTTAGCAAGTTAAAAGGGCCAAGCCTTGAAAATGGAGCCATTAAAAGTGTTCATGCGCTGACAAAATAATGCAGCTGCTGTTATTGTTTGTTgtgacaaaatatatttttgtcttATTATAATAGCAATTATATATGCAGACCACTATTGCAAATTTGCAGTTTATATTTGTAGTTACAACCGTCTCACTACCAGTGTAAACCATTTACCTGGTTACCATGGTGACCTAGACTATCTCACATCCATTATCTCTTTATCTCAGTCAACAAGTCTCATATTTCTATGTTTGATCAAATACCTGAAAACTGTAAACCAAATGTCACACAGCATTCTGTAAACTTACATACAGAGTCAAGTTTggaaaaatatgtttttgccaaagtgttattttttgtttttgttcaattGGATTGTACTTCTTTGTAAAGACTCTCCTTGTATCTACATACATTAACACTATAAAATActacaaaaaaattgtttttggacatttttggagaaaacaatacaatacacatTAATCCTGTTAATTTGGATCTACAttttataccattcaaaagaACGACGTTCCGATCAATGTTACATTTACAATACTTAGATAatccaaagacaaatatatttatGGCTTATCATAAAGCCATGTTGCTGTAGTAGTAACCATTCACCCATaattaaaataacaataacattgtGTGAGGTCAATGCACATTTGTACTTGAGTTTCAAGAATCGGGAATAACCGCGAAGTCCTCAGAGAATCGTACAGATTTTCTTTTTGCCCTTTTAGAACCATCTTTATCTGGTGATTCTTCATCATCGCTTTCACTCCTTGGTGACGAGACCTCACCCCTGAATGCTACAGTTGTTGTACTCCCTGCTTTTAAAGGACTTGCAGGATTCTTCAGAATTGACATCAATGGATTGATAGCAACGACAATCTCTTGTTCATCATCTTCCAGTTCTGAAGAACCATTATGAGTACTGCTATCATTGTCACTGATATTGTCTTTGTCACTTTCAGAAGACAGGTCTAAGTTTTCTTTGTCATCTGCAAGTTTTGCCATGCCTGCTTTGAGTGCTTCACTGTCGCTCTTTGACCTCCGCAATGGAACATGTGTACTACTAGTTGCAGCACTGGAAGAACTACTCGTAGCAGTTGTACCACCTTCTCGCTTTTTAACTGGTTTGTCAAGAAGACCTAGTTTATCTTTTTCAAAATCACGTTTTGCAAGAGCTTCGGCAAATGCTCTGTTGCCATCGACAACTTCCTTACTTTTCTTTCCTTTGGCTTTAGACTTTGGTTTTGGCTGTTCTTGTACAGGTGGTTTCTTATACTCAACATTTAATGTCACCCTAATTGCAGACACAGCTGGTGTCGATTTTGATTTGTGAAGTTTTTGATGTTCAAGCCTTCCTCTCTCGTGTAATATATGCAATGTGGTAGGCTTACTCTGTCTTGTAGCTTCATCAACAGAAGTTGGTTGGTCGATTTCTCCTGCAGCAGAAGCTCTTTGGAAGGCTTTCACCAACAGCAATGTAAGATCTCTAGCAACGGAAGGTGAGTCGCATAGGAAACCATGACAATACCACCTGCAACTACCTGGGGTGGGTTGAGTACGTACAACTACTGCGAATACCTTGTCGTGTCCAGGAACAGCTGTTCCAAAGGATATATCCACAACTGGTAGGAGTGTTTTGCTGCCATTGGATACTCCATTAGGAGGACTCGAGGCTTCATTACACATAATGACTCCTTCACGTGCTACCTCAACCACCATTCGCTGGGCATTTTTGCCCTTCGATTGCTTGTAGTTTTTGTACATATTATTCACAGTTTTGAGTGTACAATCCAATCCACTTTCGCCGTCCGTCTCCATCTTACCCAAATAATAAGCACCATATTTGCAGTTTTTGGAACCGAATTTACGCGGCTCAAAAGTACCACTTCGTCTCTTCCAAAACGCCATGGTTAACATGTAGTAAATGACAGTAATTTATTCAAATGTCCATTTAAAGATCATGTATTCCAATTATAACAGTACATGTATGCAGTCATTTCATTTGTGTTATTTAATACCAAAATTGCTTCCAAAGCGTACGCTTGCATTAACGCATCGGTAGATAATGACAAGGCTGTGAGAATTTCACATACGTAGCAGTCGATATCAATTGCTAGCCAGTGTTTCTAGTCTCTGAACTCTTTATCCTCTCAGCTCCGCTCATATTTTAAATAGCACTTTGATTGAAGCCTATTATAATAGGAGTATATAATTTGAGCTCTCTGAACTTGGGTTTCATAAACAAGTGGCCTTTGTCTCCAGTTTGAAAAGCAAAAGGTATTTAAAGAGTAGAGTAGAAGAAACCATATCAATATGTGACAATAGGTTGGCTGTTGGCAGGTCACTCGTTATTTAGTGTAACGGGAAGTAGGAAACATAATGGCACGAATGACCagaattaaattaattttacTTCTTCTTTCGATTAAAAAGTTTGGTTTCTTTTTGTAAGTGGTCCGACATTATATAGTGGAGTTAAGGTTTAGGAGTAATTAATTACATAATGTCGAATCTTGGACAGTATTAAAGTCTGCGTAGTGATCACAGTCTCAATTCTATACGAAAGGCATGTGTAataactaaggggctgtgcaataattatgagctcccccCACCggaggtaaaatttccgaacggcccgccaaaaatcgccccccccctccgcctgccaaaaatcgttgccccccctcggcccgccaaacaATATTTGccaccccctttacacatgccaaatttttaggatcccaatttgcaaactttaactGGTCTATAGATACATGtcgcgagcgcagcgagcaggaaaatttgcatattcaagttttcctacgcctttttagagcgttttatttaaaaggcgccccatgaatgtgtgtcaaaaatcgcttgaccccccctcgGCTGGCCACAAATtgctaccctcccccagggctcataattattgcacagccccttaaattgCCAAAATTAATTTCTCTTTCATATTTGAACATACAgtgtgtttcaaaatgattagcaGTTTTGTTTCCATGGTTTGAAGTTTTACTAGTACTGACCATCCACGTGATTAAGGTAATGATACCCTAAACTCTGTTGATTGTATAAATTAAAACATTGAACTTGTACTGATAATACGGTACTCATTATTTTGAGAAACCCTGTATttctcaaaaacatgaaaaacaacaaAGCCTTTAGATTTGAAAGTGCACTATTTGGATTTGTCAAAGTTATAAGCTAAAGGATTGTTTGCAAAGGTCCCGGGCAAGGGTATTTACAATAGAGTTTTGTTCAGATGCCTTATACTAACCCCAGTTTCGATCAAAATCTTTGTACATGTTAGAGGCTATAGGCAAAATATAATACGTTACCAAGGGGGTGCGGATTCAGTCAGGGGGCGTACTACCCAGTTTATAAACGGTGACGTTTTGATGACAATGTGCCACATATCctagcatgttgtttgggtcccaagtagGCCAAACATATTTATACTTGTTTACAACAAATTCTATAGATCCAGCAGAAGggggccatcttgtttttcaaaatggcgcccattttGGCAATAAATCCCCAAtcacaagggggcgcagcactaattcagcgtcccataggataacgtgtgaattcggcctacttcaagcgccatttctggcgtccctgcaatacttggcaaaataaatttggtatcaaattaaagctctgtttctctagattccaaaacttttgtcggcatatatcgatgaccatcgacttttttcgctattttgcggtgcaaaaaaaatagctaaaatatactaaactcaccactcacatttcaaaatcgggtttctcttaatccgccacagacaattgcttttgagatccattgtccagtttttttctgcatgttatcattaaagacacttgtcgaattcatatgagccaatattgagtgatttaaagtgaacatgtcggtagatatggtcgctacaatctcatattcactatggactatattagccgaatttcgttgttacataaaatgcggagtgatttagtgttgcgccctatATGTTTCAAACTGGTCCTTCCCAATGTGATTTTTATATTGACACAGTAACGAATGTTTTAGGCTCAAGATATTAATAAGTTATGTCAGGTAGGCATGCAGTAGCAATAATATCGATTATTTTGAAATTCGAAATGTACAGAATACTGTACAGTTTCCAGATAACTATCAATGACTTGCCAGGGTATTCCTCCCGGTATTCCTCAGCTGATAAAAGCATTTGGTGAACAACAAGAACCACTTGGAAAGGCAATACTACAGTATAATTATGTAGATGGTTTTggagatttttatatttataaGAACAGTAAGAACAGCCAACTAGGAGCTTCATCTTGCCACAACGGGGTGCTTCTTGAAATACTTCTTTGCTCATGATAAGCTTAATTACGCCCGAATCATCCCAGTGTACTTGGCAGATATGAGGAGCCTGGCTAATTCAGACCCTGAGATATATAGCGAGTTTATAGAAGGAAACTGGGTGGTGAACAAAAACGCCATCTCATTTTGTGCTATGGGGCCGACCATGCTTTGCTTTGGAACAAATCAATAGATTGATGAAAGTTAATGGAGTACTAATCGGAATTACACAAAACCAAACCCCAACGCTCTCACTAAGTTCTTTCTTGAAGAACGTGTATACCAGAGCTTTCCAATATTGCCAATGAAGTTTGTGAAATGAAGCTGGGTTGAAATCTGCAAAGACAGCAAAGCACCACGAGCTTTCTGATGACACAATTCAACAAGACATCATCCAAAAAATGCGATTTGATGTGTATTGCAGTGCAGGCCATGTTTGTTGAAGCAAGGAAGGGTAATCAGCAATGAAGTCAACATATGGTTGCCAATGACAAAGCGAAAGCTTTATACATGGACGTCACGGATGGACGTCTAACAACAAAACAGTGAAGGTCAAAGATTACCGAAGACAGAGAATTATTTGCAATATTGAGCTACGCCAAAATATTAGAATGTGTGAATTCACTGCGGTGCCAAGAGCTTTGTTTGCCCCAGATGGGTCTCTTCTCTATGTCACATCCAAAAGTGACTTGAACTAGTTATTCCTCATCAAGACAAGACCGATATATATACCCACACTAAGGCCATGGACACGTCTGTGCCTGCTGGAGATCTTAAAGCAGGTATTATCACAAGTATTCACAACTCAAGATGGTTACAGAAGTGTGACCATTGTTGATGGGATGGTAGAAGTACACGGCCTTGATAAACCACAATGGATTCAGACGTGCAAACAGCTTGCCTATCATTTTGTAGATTGATTCTGGAAGAAGTATGGTCAGTATGATGAAACACACTTGATCTTTGATAGATATGACGAAGCTGCAATCTCTCTGAAAGCATCATCACAAAGAGGCGCCTAGCAGGAGACAATGCCATTGCTTACTTCATAACAGACTCCATCACTGtaggcaaatttaaaaaaaagtatgaaaCAGCTACTGTCACATTCAAGCACAAAGGATGAACTTACCTCTTACCTTGAACAGGAGGTTCTTCCTTATGCAACTAACAATGGGCAATGTGTCATTGTGGCTTGGcgtaacaacccagcaaacacaaaacgttttcgacatcattcgcaaaaggttataaaaggttgtcagaaaaagtttaaatgtcgggttatataaagggtatattaagaatataaaacgttttcataaccttagaaaacattttttgataatctactgctcagcaaacaaaaatgttttacagaaaacgtttaaaagtcgggttatataaagggtataaaaacgttttagtaacattccaaaaacatttttttaaacttgatacaaaacattctaaacagaatgttattttgaggttgaaaaaatattttgcgaaaaatgtttgcccaaaatattttcaataacgttttaaaaacgttttcatgacctttatataacccgacatttaaatgttattaaaagatttttttcaaaaccattttaagaacatttctgtgtttgctgggttcaaatattttaacataatgttatttaagtattgacacaatatttggccaaaatgtttgcaaaaatagtttacaataacattttttgaaaacatttaaaaatattgtttaagtgtgttttcatacaaaacgttttaaaacgttatcatgaccttcatataacccgacattttaatgttattaaaacgtttttacctaaaccaaaagccaaaatataacttatttaaaacgtttttaaaacgtttttgtgtttgctgggaaagcaGATGCATCCCATTGAGAGGTTAACTTGGACAGTTCAAGAAGAGGTTGAGTACAAAGCTACTGTTACATGTTATTTGTTCAGGCAACAAATGAAGGTGCTTCTACGGTGCAAATTTACTCGCCTGACACAGATGTCTTAGTTTTGGCAATCAGGTGGTTTCCACATCTTGCAGTGGACACCTACATGATTACCGGGACTGGGTAGAATCAAGCAGAGAGAGAACAGCATTAGAGTAATATAATGACACCCGAGGTCCAGCCAAAGCATCAGCACTCCCAGATTTCCACGCTCTTACTGGAGCTGATGTGAAAGTTTGGCAGGATCACCTGTTAGAAAGTGTGTCAGCAACTTGACAGCGATGTTGATATTATCCAGGCTGCTTTGTTGTCACAGAAACAATCTCTGAgtcaaatatatctacataccTGGAACAAATGAAATGTGACCGATACCAGGTGGTTGTTGTTTAACATTAAGCGGAATAAGTCCAAACAGAAAATATGCCCCAACCAAAGCAGCACTGTTACCTGCTCTCTCCAGAACTCATTATCAAGCTATCATATGGCATAATGACATTGTTGAATCACATCACTTCAAATGGGTGGAATTTATGGATGGGTCTTTCACAGAGATGATAACCTCTTTGCCACCAGCAGAGGCTATAACCCAGTTGGTCAAATGTGGATGCAGATTATAACGCGTTCCAGAAATCGatgcaaatgcaagaaaaattgcCTGTTTGGTACAGAGTTAAGCTCATGCAGTGAAGATGATGATCCGTATGATAATCTGGAATTGGATGAGGATGTGGAAAGGAGGAAGTTTAAGATTTTAATTCAGTAATTATTTTATAACACCTAGTCATCCATGGGATTTCATTAAGGTGAGCGTGGATGTGTTTTTATGTAGTATGGATTTTAGTCCAACTTCGTgcctaccccagcaaacacaatacgttatacagaaaacgtttataagtcgggttatataatgggtataaaacgttttaataacatccagtaaacacttttgaaaacattctaacataccgtaatgttattaagtgttgacattttgcaataacattttgacaacatttttaaaatgtcgttATGGTAGacgtgttttcatataaaacgttttaaaaacgtgttcatGACCTTCATGTCccgatatttaaatattattaaaacgttttgaccaataaatatagctaaatatgggctcaatcgaaaatttgtacaaaaagggctaccactaattaattttggttatttaTAGTGAAGttaaatatcggtcttaaattgatctttcaaacgaCTATGCTGAAATTcacgcgaagcgcgcgaacatTTTAACTTTGAATCGGTCAATTCGGCACCCCTAtaaggtggcgcccagggcacgtgccccgtACTGCCCCTTGccccccgtcgctacgccactagTATAGTCTCGTTAGTCCAATCATGAACCGGGAACTAATTATAAATGTCCCATTTAAGACAAACGacccctaaacctaacccctaaccctaacctaacctaaccgtaacctataaccctaacctataacccATGGCCTAACCCTAATAAGCATATGGTGATGTTTCTGTCTTAAATGAGACCCGGGAATGAGACATCTACCTAATTATCATCAGGACTGGACTATTACTATTACTCTAAT carries:
- the LOC140150933 gene encoding uncharacterized protein; translation: MLTMAFWKRRSGTFEPRKFGSKNCKYGAYYLGKMETDGESGLDCTLKTVNNMYKNYKQSKGKNAQRMVVEVAREGVIMCNEASSPPNGVSNGSKTLLPVVDISFGTAVPGHDKVFAVVVRTQPTPGSCRWYCHGFLCDSPSVARDLTLLLVKAFQRASAAGEIDQPTSVDEATRQSKPTTLHILHERGRLEHQKLHKSKSTPAVSAIRVTLNVEYKKPPVQEQPKPKSKAKGKKSKEVVDGNRAFAEALAKRDFEKDKLGLLDKPVKKREGGTTATSSSSSAATSSTHVPLRRSKSDSEALKAGMAKLADDKENLDLSSESDKDNISDNDSSTHNGSSELEDDEQEIVVAINPLMSILKNPASPLKAGSTTTVAFRGEVSSPRSESDDEESPDKDGSKRAKRKSVRFSEDFAVIPDS